In Mucilaginibacter sp. KACC 22063, the genomic stretch ATGGGTTACATGATCCGTGACTAAGCACGGGCTAACTATAAAATATTATCAACTTGAAAGTACGTAACAAACTTTCTTTACAGTTTACCTTTTTATTCGCGGTGCTGCTTACCGGCGTGCTGGCAGGTATTTACCTGTATGTACAGCATAACCGCACCAATACCTTTTACGACCGACTGGCAGAACGGGCAGTTACTGTGGCGCAGTTCTACCTGGCAGAAGACAATGTTTCAAAAGAGAAGTTCTCTAAAATAAGTGAAAAGTTTCCGCAAAGCCTTCCAAAGGAAAACATCAGAATTTATGATGACCAGTTCAGGCCAAGGTTTGTACCGGAATCGGGCGTAAACTGGAATGAAAAGATTTTACAGCAGATCACCGAAAAGAAAAAGCTGGATTTCAGGGTTAACGAGCGCCAGGTAGTAGGTATAGATTATGTAGATAATTCGGGTAACTACATCATAGTCGTTTCCGCATCAGACGAATTAGGCCGCCACTATTTGCATAGCCTCCGCATTATCATGGTGGTGTTCTTCCTGTTCTCGCTGCTGATTACCTTTTTTGCAGGTCTGCTGTTCTCGCGACTGGCATTGCAGCCTATTAAACACATCACTGGTGATTTGGAGCGTATCAGGGCATCAAGCCTCGATTTAAGGTTACCTGTTGTCAACAAAAAGCCGGACGAGATCGATAACCTTTCGCTGACCATTAACCAGGTATTGGAGCACCTTCAGCAGTCGTTCGATAACCAAAGCGCATTTATATCCAATGCATCTCATGAGTTGCGTACACCGATAACTACCATACTTGGCGAGGCCGAGATTACGATGATGAGCGAGCGTTCGCCGAAAGAATATGAGGCGGCATTAAGCAATATCATTAAAGAGGCTGAAAGGCTAAGCTATATCATTAATAGTTTACTGGATCTGATACAGACCAATGTAGAGAACCGCAGCATGGAAAGCATCAGCATGAGCGAGTTGTTCTGGGATATTAAAGACGAATTGGAATTCCGGAATCCTGAAAGCTGTGTAAATATAGATTTCAACCTGTCGGAGGAGTTACCCAAGAATACCATTTTAGGCAACAGGCAATTGCTGCTGATCGCCATTAGTAATATTATCAAAAATGCCATCAAGTTTTCTGATCAGCAGCCGGTTCAATGCCATGTATACAGCGACCGTAAGGGTTTACATATTAAAATAAAAGACCAGGGAATAGGCATATCTGAAAAGGATATGGATAAAATATTCCAGCCGTTTTTCAGGTCGCAAAATGCCATGACTTATCCCGGATCGGGAATTGGCCTTGCACTAACACAAAATATAATCAAGCTGCACAATGGAACAATGAAAGTAAAATCGCAACTAAAACAGGGTACGGAATTTCAAATTACGTTCCCGTTATGATCTGTTTTGGGGCGAATATTTTAATGAAATAAAAGTACAGTTTAAGAACATTAGAAAATTTTAATAAACATTTAATCCGGCTCTTATAACGCATTAAGTGTCCTCTAATAACACTAAAATACCTTTGAGTTATCAATAGTAAGTGCAATTGCATTTACCGTTTTACATAAATAAATACATGAAATCCACATATCAAAAACGCGTTTTATTACTATTGTGTGTCGGGCTTTGCTTCAGTTTCAGCAGCCTTAAAGCACAAAACGTAGCAGGCGATACTTTACGTATCGACCTGAAAACTGCCGAGCAGCAGTTCCTGAAAAACAACCTGCAACTGATCAGCCAGCGTTACAACGTTGACAATGCCAGCGCACAGCTCATTACTGCTAAATTATTTCCAAACCCCGATTTTACATTTAGCAATGGTATAGCCGGTACCCAGGTTAGTAATCCTGCGCGCGAGCAAACTGCCGGCTTGTCGCAATTAATACAAACTGCAGGTAAAAGGAATAAGAACATAGAATTAGCTAAGATTGGTATTCAACAAGCTAAATATCAGTTCTTCGATCTGCTGCGTACGCTTAAATATTCGTTGCACAACGATTTCTACACCATATACTACCAACAGCAATCGGCTAAGGTATATGATAAAGAGATCAGCTCTTTGCAGGATATCCTATCCGCCTTCAGAACGCAGTACAGCAAAGGCAATATTGCAGAGAAAGAAGTATTGCGCATTGCATCGCAGCTGTCATCATTACAGGTAGAGTACAATAATCTGTTGGTGGGTATTGATTCCACCCAACGCGAGTTCAGGTTATTGATCAATGCTTCTCCAAATACAACCATTTCTCCCATTGTAGCGGCTGATGAAGCTAAGGCCATTGACGATTTAAACACAGTCCCTTACAACCAATTGCTGGATTCAGCTTACGTCGACAGGTATGATCTTAAACTGGCTCAAAGCGCGGTTGACTACAGCAATACCAATCTGCAACTGCAAAAGGCGCTTGCCATACCAGATGTAAGCCTTTCGCTTAATTACGATAAACTGGGCAGTTATGGTAATAACTTTTTAGGCGGCGGTATAGAATTTAACCTGCCATTTTTTAATCGCAACCAGGGTGGCATAAAACAAGCGCATATTGCTATTGACCAAAGTAAGGTGCAACTGCAAAGCACACAAAAACAAGTGGAGGCTGATGTGGCCATGAGCTATAAAGGCGCACTGCGTTTGCAGAAGTTATACCGGGCTATGGACCCTAATCTGAGCAAAGATTTTACCCGCTTAATTAACGGCGTATTGGATAACTACAAGAAACGGAATATCAGTTTACTGGAGTTCCTCGATTTCTATGACTCTTACAAGAACAACACCCTACAGCTCAATAACCTGCAACAGAATTTAATGCAATCGTTAGAGCAGCTGAACTATGTTACGGGCACAACACTATTTAACAAAAAGTACTAAGTTTTTACTCCTATCCTTTTATGAATAAGATACTTAATAAAAGCGGATTGATTTTTTCAGCCGGAATGCTAATGCTGAGCATGGCTGCCTGCCACTCAAATACTGAAACCGAAGATGCACGCGAACCTTATGTAATCCCCGATTCGCTGATGCGCACGCTGAGCATTGATACGGTGACCACATCGCATATCACCGATGCACTTAAGTTTAACGGTGTAGTTAATTTCAATACAGATAAAGTAGTAAATCTTTATCCAATGGTGAGCGGCGCCGTACAAGGTGTTAGCGTGATGCCCGGTGATTATGTAAAAGCCGGACAGGTATTAGGTTACGTAAAAAGTAGCGAAATGGCCAACTATTCTACCTCGCTTATTGATGCACAAACCAATGTGCAGCTTACCAAACGCCAGCTGGACCAACAGAAGGAGCTATTCAAGAGCGGCCTTGCATCACAAGTTGATGTTACCAGCGCCCAGGTAAATTATGAGCAGGCTGTTGCTGCACTTACTGCCGCTAAAAGGGTACTTAGCATAAATGGCAATAGCACTAATGGCCAGTACACCATAAAAACACCGATAGAAGGTTTTGTGGTACAGAAAAACGTGACTGATGACATGGCTATCCGTACCGACAACAGCGCCCCTTTATTTGTGATCTCTGACCTTAAGAATGTTTGGGTTGAGGCTAATGTTTATGAGGCTAATATCAGTAAAGTACATGAGGGGCAGGAAGCTGAAGTTACGACCATTGCTTATCCGGATAAAGTTT encodes the following:
- a CDS encoding sensor histidine kinase produces the protein MKVRNKLSLQFTFLFAVLLTGVLAGIYLYVQHNRTNTFYDRLAERAVTVAQFYLAEDNVSKEKFSKISEKFPQSLPKENIRIYDDQFRPRFVPESGVNWNEKILQQITEKKKLDFRVNERQVVGIDYVDNSGNYIIVVSASDELGRHYLHSLRIIMVVFFLFSLLITFFAGLLFSRLALQPIKHITGDLERIRASSLDLRLPVVNKKPDEIDNLSLTINQVLEHLQQSFDNQSAFISNASHELRTPITTILGEAEITMMSERSPKEYEAALSNIIKEAERLSYIINSLLDLIQTNVENRSMESISMSELFWDIKDELEFRNPESCVNIDFNLSEELPKNTILGNRQLLLIAISNIIKNAIKFSDQQPVQCHVYSDRKGLHIKIKDQGIGISEKDMDKIFQPFFRSQNAMTYPGSGIGLALTQNIIKLHNGTMKVKSQLKQGTEFQITFPL
- a CDS encoding efflux RND transporter periplasmic adaptor subunit — its product is MNKILNKSGLIFSAGMLMLSMAACHSNTETEDAREPYVIPDSLMRTLSIDTVTTSHITDALKFNGVVNFNTDKVVNLYPMVSGAVQGVSVMPGDYVKAGQVLGYVKSSEMANYSTSLIDAQTNVQLTKRQLDQQKELFKSGLASQVDVTSAQVNYEQAVAALTAAKRVLSINGNSTNGQYTIKTPIEGFVVQKNVTDDMAIRTDNSAPLFVISDLKNVWVEANVYEANISKVHEGQEAEVTTIAYPDKVFKGKINKVMNVLDPSTKVMKMRVVLNNPGYQLKPQMFATVAVNNTESEEATSIASSALIFDHSQYYVIVVSGKKNLQLRPVDVISINGKTAYIRNGVKPGERLISSDALLIYGSLNS
- a CDS encoding TolC family protein, whose translation is MKSTYQKRVLLLLCVGLCFSFSSLKAQNVAGDTLRIDLKTAEQQFLKNNLQLISQRYNVDNASAQLITAKLFPNPDFTFSNGIAGTQVSNPAREQTAGLSQLIQTAGKRNKNIELAKIGIQQAKYQFFDLLRTLKYSLHNDFYTIYYQQQSAKVYDKEISSLQDILSAFRTQYSKGNIAEKEVLRIASQLSSLQVEYNNLLVGIDSTQREFRLLINASPNTTISPIVAADEAKAIDDLNTVPYNQLLDSAYVDRYDLKLAQSAVDYSNTNLQLQKALAIPDVSLSLNYDKLGSYGNNFLGGGIEFNLPFFNRNQGGIKQAHIAIDQSKVQLQSTQKQVEADVAMSYKGALRLQKLYRAMDPNLSKDFTRLINGVLDNYKKRNISLLEFLDFYDSYKNNTLQLNNLQQNLMQSLEQLNYVTGTTLFNKKY